From the genome of Ailuropoda melanoleuca isolate Jingjing chromosome 5, ASM200744v2, whole genome shotgun sequence:
ACCGCAGATGGAGTTCTTCAACAGCCTTAAACACAGACAAGAGGACGTTTCGAGCAAACTCATCTTCCTCATTTTCCACAGCCTCCCCACGGTGCGTGGTCAGGTGTTCCTCCAGTGTCCGCTCGCAGAGGGCAAGACACACATACAGACAGCCCTTGTGGCTCTCACTCCCATAGAACGTCACCAAGTCACTGTTTGCTCGGCTGCTCTGCAGACAGGAGACTTCCTGTTGTCCACGGGTGCTGCCTTCATAGAATCGCTTCACAGCTACTTCCTGCCCTTCATAGAACCCAAGGTAGATGCCCCCTTCAGAAGTGTCAgcaattttatattcttcatcAATAAAGATCTTGAGGTTGCCGATCATAGGGCGGTATATTCTGCAGAGATGTTCCAAGGCCTTCCCCCAGCGAGAGCTCTGAGGCTTCCAGTCTTCAGCAGGAGGGGGGCAAACTTCTCTGGCTCCATAAGAGAGAAGCAGCTTTACCAGGAAAGGGTCATAGTTGCGCCTTGCTTTCATCACCAGATCCCCACAGTCCGTGCTGGCTCCTTTCTCGCATAACAGTTGGGCAGTGTCCTTCAGGCTGTATTGGACGGCCAACAGAAGCGCTGTTTTGCCCTCCCTGTCTGTGTCATCAATCTCTATATTTTCTTGTTCTAGAAGCATCTGCACCAAACCCAAGTGCTTCTTTTCCACTGCCAGGATCAGGGgtgtcttcccttcctctcccctcacaTTGACATCAGCCCCATGGTCCAGCAGAAGGCGAGTGATGCCCTCCAGATTTCTATCATCAGAGCTCCTAAATGCATAGATCAAAGCATTTCTGCCCATATTGTCACAGGCTTTGACATCTGCCCCCATCTCATCAAGGAGGATCTTCAAGATATCTACATGTCCATTTTCAGCAGCATCCATTAGAGCTGTAGTCCCTCCTTTTCTAAGCCTCTTTTGATCCTGCTTTGCCCTTCGACTCAAATTCACCTTTGC
Proteins encoded in this window:
- the LOC117802431 gene encoding 2-5A-dependent ribonuclease-like, translated to METESHNSLQERPTPSSNGRTSVDGDKLIKAVRDENINLVQQLLEGGADVNFQDEWGWSPLHNAVQSDREDMVDLLLCYGADPCLKKKNEATPFIIAGIVGNVNLLRLFLSRGADVNECDANGFTAFMEAAVNGRVEALKFLYENGAKVNLSRRAKQDQKRLRKGGTTALMDAAENGHVDILKILLDEMGADVKACDNMGRNALIYAFRSSDDRNLEGITRLLLDHGADVNVRGEEGKTPLILAVEKKHLGLVQMLLEQENIEIDDTDREGKTALLLAVQYSLKDTAQLLCEKGASTDCGDLVMKARRNYDPFLVKLLLSYGAREVCPPPAEDWKPQSSRWGKALEHLCRIYRPMIGNLKIFIDEEYKIADTSEGGIYLGFYEGQEVAVKRFYEGSTRGQQEVSCLQSSRANSDLVTFYGSESHKGCLYVCLALCERTLEEHLTTHRGEAVENEEDEFARNVLLSVFKAVEELHLRCGYTHQDLHPRNIFIGESPVFL